DNA from Chryseobacterium wanjuense:
AGCGTATTTTAAAATCAAATTCTTTTCACCCTCATGCTGGAAAATCACTTTTGCTTTGATATTCTGAGGATCGGTTCCATCAAGGAAAGTCACTTCCCCGATTCCGAAACGGTCGTGTCTTACCTTGTCTCCTACTTCAATATCCTGCGAAGAAGCTCCACTTGGGTTAATGATTTTCGCCGTAGCTACAGGTTTTAATTTACGAGGTTCAGCGATTGGTTTTGAGCCTTCTGCCCTTTCGATGGTTTTCTTTTCAACCTTTTTGAAACTTCTCATTTCAGAAGGATGCTCGTCGAAAATATTTGATCTTACTCCTGAATTATTAATGAAACGCTTTTCAATAGCGGGATTTACAAATTCGATATATTGCTCATCAATTTCACTTAAAAATCTCGATGGTTCAGCATCGGTAATTTTCCCCCACTGAAAACGGGAAATCGCATAAGAGAAAAAGACCTGTTTTTCAGCTCTTGTCAAAGCTACATAGAACAAACGTCTTTCCTCTTCCAGATCTTCTCTGGTGGCCGAACTCATAAAACTCGGGAAAAGATTTTCTTCCAGACCTACCAAATGTACTACTGGGAATTCCAGACCTTTTGAAAGGTGAATCGTCATTAACGAAACCATCTCATCCTCACTCTCTTTATCCTGAGTATCTGCAGAAAGGGCAATATTTTCAAGGAAATTCGATAAACTTGGGTCTCCATCTTCCAGCTGCATCTGCTCTTCAATGAAACCCTGCATCGAGTTCATTAATTCCTGAACGTTTTCTACCCTCGAAATCCCTTCCGGAGTCTGATCGTCTTTTAAAAATTTGATCAAACCGCTTCGTTTGGCCACTTCCATTGCAACATTGTAAGCTGTTTCTGTTTTTAATAATACTTCAAACGCTTTGATCATCGACCAGAAATCGTTCAGTTTATTTAAAACCCCATTGTTAAAGCCTAAATGCGGTGCATAGATCGGAAGATTGTCCAATACTTTTGCAACAGAAACATTCTGGGCATCTGCAAAAACGATCAACTTGTTCTGGGTAGTTTCCCCGATTCCTCTTGCAGGATAATTGATAATTCTCATCAATGCTTCAGAATCACTTTCATTAATTAAAAGTCGAAGATAAGCCAGTAAATCTTTCACCTCTTTTCTTTGGTAGAAAGACAAACCGCCGTATACTTTGTATGGGATATTTTTGCGTCTCAGGGCATCTTCAAAAGCACGCGTCTGAGAGTTTGTTCTGTATAAAATAGCAAAATCGCTGTATTTTCTTTGTTCGCGATTCCGGATTTCCCAGATATTTCCGGCTACGAAATTGGCTTCATCGGCGTCGGAAAGTGAGCGGTATACCTTAATTTTTTCCCCTTCTTCATTTTCACTGAATACATTTTTCTTAAACTGCTGAAGGTTTTTTGCAATCACAACATTGGCCGCATTTACAATATTCTGAGTCGAACGGTAATTCTGCTCCAAAGACACGGTAACCGCGTCGGGATAATCTTTTTTAAAGTTTAAGATATTATAAATATTCGCACCACGGAAAGAGTAAATCGACTGGGCATCGTCTCCCACCAC
Protein-coding regions in this window:
- a CDS encoding ATP-dependent helicase, coding for MEDYLKGLNESQFEAVTTLQGPLMVLAGAGSGKTRVLTMRIAHLITNGVDPFNILALTFTNKAAREMKERIAKVVGQSNARSLWMGTFHSVFARILRSEANYLGYPSNFTIYDQQDALNVIKKVLKDMNIDADLYKPKKVQARISTYKNNLITVKAYFNNPELMEADEKANMKFIGQIYQRYVEQCFKNGSMDFDDLLLKTNELLTRFPEVLAKYQDRFRYILVDEYQDTNHSQYLIVKALASKFENICVVGDDAQSIYSFRGANIYNILNFKKDYPDAVTVSLEQNYRSTQNIVNAANVVIAKNLQQFKKNVFSENEEGEKIKVYRSLSDADEANFVAGNIWEIRNREQRKYSDFAILYRTNSQTRAFEDALRRKNIPYKVYGGLSFYQRKEVKDLLAYLRLLINESDSEALMRIINYPARGIGETTQNKLIVFADAQNVSVAKVLDNLPIYAPHLGFNNGVLNKLNDFWSMIKAFEVLLKTETAYNVAMEVAKRSGLIKFLKDDQTPEGISRVENVQELMNSMQGFIEEQMQLEDGDPSLSNFLENIALSADTQDKESEDEMVSLMTIHLSKGLEFPVVHLVGLEENLFPSFMSSATREDLEEERRLFYVALTRAEKQVFFSYAISRFQWGKITDAEPSRFLSEIDEQYIEFVNPAIEKRFINNSGVRSNIFDEHPSEMRSFKKVEKKTIERAEGSKPIAEPRKLKPVATAKIINPSGASSQDIEVGDKVRHDRFGIGEVTFLDGTDPQNIKAKVIFQHEGEKNLILKYAKLTKI